In Atribacterota bacterium, the genomic window GAGAATATTGTGATAAGAAGTTTTAGCTCTCTTGGCTATTTATAATAACTTATGACAGCGCAGGTTAAGACCATAGTAAAGATAAAGTCAATTTTGGTTCAGCCTATCTTCCCCTCTGTTATAGCTAAAGTAAGAAAAATTAAGAAAAATGAAATAAGAAGTTATAGTCTGGATCATTGTTATAATATACTATGCTGCACCTTTCGGAGGATTTGGATTTGGTGAATTTAAAGAACAATTCCTAAATCTTAACTTATTTTGTTTAGTCAAATTAAAGAAGGAAGATTTTATGGATTAGCAAAAGTAGGTCTACCTGAAACCAGGAACATTTTGGCAGCAGAAAAAAGTACCCACAAAAATTTGACACAGACCTTGAAGCTTGGCTTGACAAAATAGAATATAGATATATAATATAAGTAACAAATCCTTATCGTTTGTTTCGGCTACGGTAAGTAACGAGGACTCTTCGGAGTCCTTGTTTTTTATATCTAAAAATTATATTCTATATCTTAATGAACATTTATATCAATTCCATATCATGAATTCAAAAAACCCAAAGCAAGTTACTGTTTTTATAGATAACAGTAATGTTTTTCATCATCTCCTCAATTTAAGAAAGATTGACAAAGAGTGGGTCTGTTTATATGACCCGCTAATACTTGCCGAAAAATTAGCAGGAAACAGAAAGTTAGTCTATACAGGATTTTATTGTGTACGTCCTCCCTCATACCTCCTTAATGGAACTGCAGAAGAGCAAAGAAGATATAATATGGCACAAAAGTATTATGAGAGGATACAAAAGCTTCCCAATGTTTCAGTTAAATTTGGCTATTTAAAAGGATCAAAAGGTCAGCTTCAAGAAAAGAATCTGGATACT contains:
- a CDS encoding NYN domain-containing protein, encoding MFFISKNYILYLNEHLYQFHIMNSKNPKQVTVFIDNSNVFHHLLNLRKIDKEWVCLYDPLILAEKLAGNRKLVYTGFYCVRPPSYLLNGTAEEQRRYNMAQKYYERIQKLPNVSVKFGYLKGSKGQLQEKNLDTQLSCDMVAMAALNKYDVAILIANDGDYKSAIENT